Proteins encoded by one window of Rouxiella chamberiensis:
- the pepT gene encoding peptidase T: protein MSTQIAKQLTERFFRYLSVTSQSDPKATCLPSTPGQQILADMLAAELETLGLENIQIDKHATVTAVKRGTKQGGPRIGFITHIDTVDVGLSPHIHPQIKVFNGEDVCLNTEQDIWLRLDEHPEILPYKGQEIIFSDGTSVLGADNKSAVTVVMTLLENLTAEDQHGDIVVAFVPDEEIGLRGAKALDLSRFEVDFAYTIDCCELGEVVYENFNAAAAEITFTGVTAHPMSAIGVLVNPLLMAHDFISHFDRQETPEKTRDREGYVWFNDISANQQSAKLKASIRDFDSASFAARKQKIEHVAKVIGEQYPTAKVSVSISDTYSNISSAIGEDRQAIDLIFSALAEIQVEPKVIPMRGGTDGAALSAKGLLTPNYFTGAHNFHSKFEFLPLSSFVKSYELTKAICLLAARDK from the coding sequence ATGTCGACTCAAATTGCCAAGCAGCTCACTGAACGTTTTTTCCGTTACCTGTCTGTTACCAGCCAAAGCGATCCTAAAGCCACCTGCCTGCCCAGTACGCCCGGCCAACAAATTCTCGCCGATATGCTTGCTGCCGAGCTGGAAACGCTCGGATTGGAAAACATCCAGATTGATAAGCATGCCACGGTCACCGCCGTAAAACGCGGGACTAAACAGGGCGGTCCGCGCATCGGGTTTATTACCCACATCGATACCGTAGACGTTGGCCTGAGTCCGCACATTCATCCGCAAATCAAAGTATTCAACGGCGAAGATGTCTGTCTGAATACAGAGCAGGACATTTGGCTGCGCCTCGACGAACATCCCGAAATCCTGCCCTATAAAGGTCAGGAGATTATTTTCAGCGATGGCACCAGCGTATTGGGCGCAGACAACAAGTCTGCCGTCACCGTGGTGATGACATTGCTGGAAAACCTGACCGCCGAGGATCAGCATGGGGATATTGTGGTGGCGTTTGTACCGGATGAAGAGATTGGTTTGCGCGGGGCGAAAGCGCTGGATCTGAGCCGCTTTGAGGTCGATTTTGCCTATACCATTGACTGCTGTGAACTGGGCGAAGTGGTATACGAGAACTTTAACGCCGCGGCGGCAGAGATTACCTTTACCGGCGTGACGGCGCACCCGATGTCGGCCATTGGAGTATTGGTCAATCCATTATTGATGGCGCATGATTTCATCAGCCATTTCGATCGTCAGGAAACGCCGGAAAAGACGCGGGATCGCGAAGGTTACGTCTGGTTTAACGATATCAGTGCCAATCAGCAATCCGCCAAACTCAAAGCGTCTATCCGCGATTTCGACAGTGCCAGTTTTGCGGCGCGTAAACAGAAAATCGAGCATGTGGCGAAAGTGATTGGCGAACAGTATCCGACGGCGAAAGTGTCGGTTTCCATTAGCGATACCTACAGCAATATCAGCAGCGCCATCGGTGAAGATCGCCAGGCCATCGACCTGATTTTCTCGGCGCTGGCCGAAATTCAGGTCGAGCCAAAAGTCATTCCGATGCGGGGCGGCACGGACGGCGCAGCCTTGTCGGCAAAAGGCCTGTTGACGCCCAACTACTTTACCGGCGCCCACAACTTCCATTCGAAATTCGAGTTTCTGCCTCTCTCTTCCTTTGTGAAATCCTATGAACTGACCAAGGCTATCTGCCTGCTGGCAGCCCGGGACAAATAG
- a CDS encoding ABC transporter substrate-binding protein, whose translation MLAMAMVAGASAQTLVYCSEGSPDIFNPQLYTSGTNVDASAVPIYNRLVDFKTGTTELVPSLAESWEISPDGKTYTFHLRKGVKFQSNKLFTPTRDFNADDVIFSFMRQKDPKNPYHNISNGTYLNFDSLDMSNLISSIDRVDDYTVRFNLSRPEAPFIADLGWYFASILSSEYADQMLKAGTPQKVDTDPVGTGPFELVQYQKDTRILYKAFAQYWQGKSKIDRLIFSITPDASVRMAKLEKNECQVMPFPNPADLQRLKDNKDITLMSKSGLNTGFLSFNTQKKPLDNVKVRQALSMAINKASIIEAVFQGTGTAAKSLLPPGVWSSEDKTMQDYEFSAEKAKALLAEAGYPNGFDIDLWAMPVQRPYNPNARRMAEMIQSDWAKIGVKAHIVSYEWAEYQTRIRNGEHMAALMGWTTANGDPDNFFGPLYTCKAAQGGSNSAKWCYPPFDKLISEARATTDQQKRIALYQQAQQMMHEQAPAVMIAHSTIYEPVRKEVSGYEVDPFGKHVFYQTSIK comes from the coding sequence ATGTTGGCAATGGCGATGGTGGCAGGCGCTTCTGCACAAACGCTGGTTTATTGCTCAGAAGGCTCGCCGGATATTTTCAATCCCCAGCTATATACCTCGGGCACGAACGTTGATGCCAGCGCCGTACCTATCTATAACCGCCTGGTGGATTTTAAAACGGGCACAACGGAGCTGGTGCCGAGTCTGGCGGAAAGCTGGGAAATCAGTCCAGATGGAAAAACCTACACGTTTCATTTGCGCAAAGGGGTTAAATTCCAGAGTAACAAGCTGTTTACGCCGACCCGTGACTTCAACGCCGACGACGTCATTTTTTCGTTTATGCGCCAGAAAGACCCAAAGAATCCGTACCACAACATCTCCAATGGCACCTACCTCAACTTCGACAGTCTGGATATGAGCAATCTGATATCCAGCATCGATCGCGTGGATGATTACACGGTACGCTTTAATCTTTCCCGCCCCGAAGCGCCGTTTATTGCGGATCTCGGCTGGTATTTCGCCTCGATTCTTTCATCCGAATATGCTGACCAGATGTTGAAAGCCGGTACGCCGCAGAAGGTCGATACCGATCCTGTCGGCACCGGCCCGTTCGAGCTGGTGCAATATCAGAAAGACACGCGAATCTTATATAAAGCGTTTGCGCAGTATTGGCAGGGTAAATCGAAAATCGATCGCCTGATTTTCAGCATCACGCCCGATGCTTCGGTGCGTATGGCCAAACTCGAGAAAAACGAGTGTCAGGTTATGCCTTTCCCGAATCCGGCCGACTTGCAGCGTTTGAAAGACAACAAAGATATCACCCTGATGAGTAAATCGGGCCTCAACACGGGTTTCCTGTCGTTTAATACGCAGAAAAAGCCGCTGGATAATGTGAAAGTGCGTCAGGCGCTAAGCATGGCGATTAACAAGGCGTCGATTATCGAGGCCGTCTTCCAGGGAACAGGCACTGCTGCGAAAAGTTTACTGCCGCCGGGTGTCTGGAGCAGCGAAGACAAGACGATGCAGGATTACGAGTTCTCGGCAGAAAAAGCCAAGGCATTGCTGGCGGAGGCTGGATATCCGAACGGCTTTGATATCGATTTATGGGCGATGCCGGTTCAACGTCCTTACAATCCCAATGCGCGTCGCATGGCAGAAATGATTCAGTCCGACTGGGCGAAAATTGGCGTCAAGGCGCACATTGTCAGCTATGAGTGGGCGGAATATCAGACACGTATTCGCAACGGCGAGCACATGGCTGCGCTGATGGGCTGGACCACAGCCAACGGCGATCCGGATAACTTCTTTGGCCCGTTATATACCTGTAAAGCGGCGCAGGGCGGTTCGAACTCGGCCAAATGGTGTTATCCGCCGTTTGACAAGCTGATTAGCGAAGCACGCGCGACAACCGATCAGCAAAAGCGCATCGCGCTTTATCAGCAGGCGCAGCAGATGATGCATGAGCAGGCGCCTGCGGTCATGATTGCCCATTCGACTATCTATGAACCCGTGCGCAAGGAAGTCAGCGGTTATGAGGTCGACCCCTTTGGTAAACACGTGTTCTACCAAACATCGATAAAATAA
- a CDS encoding glutathione binding-like protein: MIDLYYAPTPNGHKITLFLEETGLPYRLHRVDTHSGEQFQPAFLAISPNNKIPAIVDTQPVDGGVPLSLFESGAILQYLAEKSGKLLGKELRERTRTLQWLFWQMAGFGPMLGQNHHFTHFAPQPVPYAIERFQQETRRLYGVLNTQLVKQAYLSGEHYSIADIATYPWVVAHERQRIDLADYPAVQIWFERIKNRPATQRAYAMAEVK; the protein is encoded by the coding sequence ATGATCGATCTTTATTACGCACCCACGCCCAACGGCCATAAAATAACGTTATTTCTGGAAGAAACCGGACTTCCCTATCGACTTCACCGCGTCGATACCCATTCCGGAGAACAGTTTCAGCCCGCCTTTCTTGCGATATCCCCCAATAATAAAATTCCAGCCATCGTCGATACGCAGCCCGTGGACGGCGGTGTGCCGCTAAGCCTGTTCGAGTCTGGAGCTATTTTGCAGTATCTGGCCGAAAAATCCGGCAAACTGCTTGGCAAGGAGTTGCGTGAAAGAACCCGCACCCTGCAATGGTTGTTCTGGCAAATGGCTGGTTTTGGTCCGATGTTGGGGCAGAATCACCATTTTACGCATTTTGCACCGCAGCCCGTTCCTTATGCAATAGAGCGCTTTCAGCAGGAAACCCGTCGCCTGTATGGCGTGTTGAATACGCAGCTTGTGAAGCAGGCCTATCTTTCCGGCGAGCATTACAGCATTGCCGATATTGCTACCTACCCTTGGGTCGTGGCGCATGAGCGGCAACGTATTGATTTGGCAGATTATCCTGCCGTACAGATTTGGTTCGAGCGCATAAAAAATCGCCCGGCAACGCAAAGAGCCTACGCGATGGCCGAGGTAAAATAA
- the yfcD gene encoding NUDIX hydrolase YfcD — MTNQEQNTGSSEWVDIVNEENEVIAQSSRQQMRAQNLRHRASYIVVHDGSGNILVQRRTDIKDFYPGWLDATAGGVVQSGENIIESARREAEEELGIAGVPFAEHGAFYFEEDNCRVWGSLFSCVSHGPFALQEEEVAEVRWMKPEEITARCDEFTPDSLKALSLWMSRNNDKDHGKPLSVDE; from the coding sequence ATGACGAACCAAGAGCAAAACACCGGCAGCAGCGAGTGGGTTGATATCGTTAATGAAGAAAACGAAGTGATTGCCCAGTCGAGTCGCCAACAGATGCGCGCTCAAAACCTGCGTCACCGTGCCAGCTATATTGTGGTGCACGATGGCAGTGGAAATATTCTGGTTCAGCGTCGAACCGACATCAAAGATTTCTATCCGGGCTGGCTGGATGCCACGGCGGGCGGAGTGGTGCAGAGCGGCGAAAACATTATCGAATCCGCACGTCGCGAAGCCGAAGAAGAACTGGGTATTGCCGGTGTGCCCTTTGCCGAACACGGAGCTTTCTATTTTGAGGAAGATAACTGCCGTGTGTGGGGGTCGTTGTTCAGCTGCGTTTCTCACGGGCCATTTGCCCTGCAGGAAGAAGAAGTGGCCGAAGTTCGCTGGATGAAACCGGAAGAAATTACTGCACGCTGCGATGAATTCACGCCGGATTCGCTAAAGGCGCTGTCGCTCTGGATGAGCCGCAACAACGATAAAGATCACGGCAAGCCGTTAAGCGTCGACGAATAA
- a CDS encoding LacI family DNA-binding transcriptional regulator: MEGRKRRGTGRATLADVAKLANVGTMTVSRALRQPDRVSDKLRVKIESAVAELGYIPNSSASALASASSNVVAVVTSSLAEFGHAEMMAGVQEILIPAGYQLMLAESQNQESREQKLLETFLSYNLAAVILFDARHTTATYELLSQAQLPIAELGAALEKPLDINIGIDNAAATYQLAEHLISLGYSRIGLMSAAQKPWVSQQRLRGWNRALLTHNLSTTRVISTYEPSSFSVGASLLPELLLNWPDMDALICSSDELACGALFECQRRKIQVPRDLAIVGFGNSDVSKVCQPPLTTMAVPHREIGIQAGKALLAKMQDEAWESQRILPSTLCKRESC; the protein is encoded by the coding sequence ATGGAGGGAAGGAAACGCCGGGGAACGGGTCGGGCCACGCTGGCCGACGTGGCAAAGTTAGCCAATGTCGGGACCATGACCGTCTCACGCGCCCTGCGCCAACCTGACAGAGTCTCCGACAAGCTAAGGGTGAAGATTGAATCGGCGGTCGCCGAGCTTGGCTATATTCCGAACTCTTCCGCCAGCGCGCTGGCTTCTGCCTCGTCGAACGTGGTGGCGGTGGTTACCTCGTCACTTGCCGAATTTGGTCACGCCGAAATGATGGCAGGCGTGCAGGAGATCCTGATTCCCGCCGGTTACCAGTTGATGCTGGCCGAGTCGCAGAATCAGGAATCGCGCGAGCAAAAGCTGCTTGAAACCTTTCTTTCCTACAATCTGGCCGCCGTTATCCTGTTTGATGCGCGCCATACCACCGCCACCTACGAATTGCTGTCGCAGGCGCAACTGCCGATTGCCGAGCTGGGTGCGGCGCTCGAAAAACCCCTGGATATCAATATTGGCATCGATAACGCGGCGGCGACGTATCAGCTTGCCGAGCACCTGATTTCATTGGGTTACAGCCGGATTGGACTCATGTCGGCGGCGCAGAAACCGTGGGTTTCGCAACAGCGGCTGCGCGGCTGGAATCGGGCATTGCTCACCCATAATCTGTCGACCACGCGGGTTATCAGCACCTATGAGCCTTCGAGTTTCAGTGTGGGTGCCAGTCTGTTACCCGAGCTATTGCTGAACTGGCCGGATATGGACGCGCTGATTTGCAGCAGCGATGAGCTGGCCTGCGGTGCTCTTTTCGAATGTCAGCGCCGCAAGATTCAGGTGCCTCGAGACTTGGCGATTGTCGGCTTTGGCAACAGTGATGTCAGCAAGGTCTGCCAGCCGCCGTTAACGACCATGGCGGTGCCACACAGAGAAATCGGGATTCAGGCAGGCAAGGCATTGCTTGCAAAAATGCAGGATGAAGCGTGGGAGTCGCAGAGAATATTGCCGTCAACCCTCTGTAAACGGGAGAGTTGTTAG
- a CDS encoding PTS sugar transporter subunit IIB, with product MKSLTILAVCGAGLGSSFACEMSIEAALKEMGVKANLAHCDISSAASTRADIIMTGANFKPQFENYTLNSTVIYLKRLVDKKEITEKLTPILKDLGYLN from the coding sequence ATGAAATCATTAACCATATTGGCAGTGTGCGGGGCAGGGTTAGGCAGCAGTTTCGCCTGCGAGATGAGCATCGAGGCAGCGCTGAAAGAGATGGGCGTCAAAGCGAATCTTGCACATTGCGATATCTCGAGCGCGGCGTCGACGAGGGCCGATATTATTATGACCGGAGCCAATTTCAAACCGCAATTTGAGAATTATACGCTTAATTCTACTGTAATTTATCTTAAACGCCTTGTAGATAAAAAAGAGATAACCGAAAAGCTGACGCCGATATTAAAGGACCTCGGATATTTGAATTAG
- the ackA gene encoding acetate kinase translates to MSSKLVLVLNCGSSSLKFAIIDAVNGEEHISGLAECFHLPEARIKWKLDGSKHEAALGAGAAHSEALKYIVNTIFAEKPELSANLVAIGHRIVHGGEKLTQSAIIDADVLQGIKDSIPFAPLHNPAHLIGIDEALKSFPKLADKNVAVFDTAFHQTMPEESYLYALPYKLYQDHHIRRYGAHGTSHFYVTQEAARILGKPVDEVNLITCHLGNGGSVSAIRNGKCVDTSMGLTPLEGLVMGTRSGDIDPAIIFHLHDSLGMSVDQINTMLTKESGLLGLTQVTSDCRYVEDNYEKEANAKRAMDVFCHRLAKYIGAYTSLMEGRLDAVVFTGGIGENSSQVRELTLNKLGLLGFEVDSERNLAARFGKTGEIGKEGTRKALVIPTNEELVIAQDAARLTA, encoded by the coding sequence ATGTCAAGTAAGTTAGTTCTGGTTCTTAACTGTGGCAGCTCTTCGCTCAAGTTCGCCATCATCGACGCCGTCAACGGCGAAGAACATATTTCAGGTCTGGCCGAATGCTTCCATCTTCCCGAAGCGCGCATCAAATGGAAACTGGATGGCAGCAAACATGAAGCTGCTCTGGGCGCAGGTGCGGCCCACAGTGAAGCACTGAAGTACATCGTTAATACTATTTTCGCCGAAAAGCCAGAACTATCTGCCAATCTTGTCGCTATCGGGCATCGCATCGTTCACGGCGGCGAGAAGCTGACGCAGTCAGCCATCATTGACGCCGACGTGTTGCAGGGTATCAAAGATTCCATCCCGTTTGCACCGCTGCACAACCCTGCCCATCTTATTGGTATCGATGAAGCCCTGAAATCCTTCCCGAAACTGGCCGACAAGAACGTTGCCGTGTTCGACACCGCGTTCCATCAGACCATGCCGGAAGAGTCTTACCTCTATGCCCTGCCCTACAAATTATATCAGGATCACCACATTCGCCGTTATGGCGCTCACGGTACCAGCCATTTCTACGTGACGCAGGAAGCCGCCAGAATTCTGGGTAAACCGGTTGATGAGGTGAATCTCATCACCTGTCATCTAGGCAACGGCGGCTCCGTCAGTGCGATTCGCAACGGCAAGTGTGTCGATACCTCGATGGGTCTGACCCCGCTCGAAGGGCTGGTGATGGGCACGCGCAGCGGCGACATCGACCCTGCCATCATTTTCCATCTTCATGACTCGCTCGGCATGAGCGTTGACCAGATCAATACCATGCTGACCAAGGAATCCGGCCTGCTCGGCCTGACCCAGGTCACCAGCGATTGCCGTTATGTCGAAGACAACTATGAAAAAGAAGCCAACGCCAAACGTGCGATGGACGTCTTCTGTCACCGACTGGCGAAATATATCGGTGCCTACACGTCGCTGATGGAAGGCCGCCTTGACGCGGTAGTCTTCACCGGCGGCATTGGGGAAAACTCCTCGCAGGTGCGTGAACTGACCCTCAACAAGCTCGGCCTGCTGGGCTTTGAAGTGGACAGCGAACGCAATCTGGCCGCGCGCTTTGGTAAAACGGGCGAGATTGGGAAAGAAGGCACCCGTAAGGCACTGGTTATTCCGACCAACGAAGAGCTGGTGATTGCGCAGGACGCCGCGCGACTCACCGCCTGA
- the yfbV gene encoding terminus macrodomain insulation protein YfbV: MTSKPSGSVGWFQIFQRGQHYMKTWPSDKRLAPVFPENRIATATRFGVRFMPPLAVFTLAWQIALGGQLGPAVATSIFACSLPMQGLWWLGRRSVTPLPPTLLGWFHEVRHKLVESGQALAPIEGAPTYQSLAEVLKRAFKQLDKTFLDDL, translated from the coding sequence ATGACGAGCAAACCATCGGGTTCAGTCGGTTGGTTTCAGATTTTTCAGCGCGGGCAGCACTATATGAAAACGTGGCCATCGGACAAACGCCTTGCGCCGGTGTTCCCTGAAAATCGTATCGCTACCGCAACACGCTTCGGCGTGCGCTTTATGCCGCCGCTGGCCGTGTTCACGCTGGCCTGGCAGATTGCGCTGGGTGGACAACTCGGTCCGGCCGTCGCGACGTCGATTTTCGCCTGTAGCCTGCCAATGCAGGGACTATGGTGGCTGGGCCGTCGTTCGGTTACACCACTGCCGCCTACATTGCTGGGATGGTTCCATGAAGTGCGTCATAAGCTTGTGGAATCGGGACAGGCGCTGGCACCTATCGAAGGCGCGCCGACCTACCAGTCTCTCGCCGAAGTCCTGAAACGGGCGTTCAAACAGCTCGACAAGACCTTCCTCGACGACCTGTAG
- the yfbR gene encoding 5'-deoxynucleotidase, with product MSQSHFFAHLSRLKLIGRWPLMRNVRTENVSEHSLQVAFVAHALALIKNRKFDGNLNAERVALLAMYHDASEVLTGDMPTPIKYYNPQIAHEYKKIEQIAQQKLIEMLPEEFQDDYRSLIDEHHFSDDEKKTVKQADALCAYLKCLEELSAGNSEFTMAKTRLERTLAERQSPEMDYFMAVFIPSFSLSLDEISQESPL from the coding sequence ATGAGCCAAAGTCACTTTTTTGCCCATTTATCGCGCCTCAAGCTTATTGGTCGCTGGCCTCTCATGCGCAATGTGCGCACCGAAAATGTCTCCGAACACAGTTTGCAGGTGGCCTTTGTGGCCCATGCCCTCGCCCTCATCAAAAATCGCAAGTTTGATGGCAACCTGAATGCCGAACGCGTCGCGCTGCTGGCGATGTACCACGATGCCAGCGAAGTGCTGACCGGCGATATGCCAACGCCCATCAAGTATTACAATCCGCAGATTGCCCATGAATACAAAAAAATCGAGCAGATTGCCCAGCAAAAGCTGATTGAGATGCTGCCGGAGGAGTTTCAGGACGACTACCGTTCGCTGATTGACGAACATCATTTCAGCGATGACGAAAAGAAAACGGTCAAGCAGGCCGATGCGCTTTGCGCCTATCTAAAGTGCCTGGAAGAGTTGTCGGCGGGCAACAGCGAATTTACCATGGCGAAAACGCGCCTGGAGCGCACGCTCGCCGAAAGACAGAGTCCGGAGATGGACTATTTCATGGCCGTGTTTATCCCGAGCTTTAGCCTGTCACTGGATGAAATCAGTCAGGAATCGCCGCTGTAA
- a CDS encoding pyridoxal phosphate-dependent aminotransferase, protein MSPIEKSRKLDNVCYDIRGPVLKEAKRLEEEGNKVLKLNIGNPAPFGFDAPDEILVDVIRNLPTAQGYCDSKGLFSARKAIMQHYQARDMRDMTVEDVYIGNGVSELIVQSMQALLNTGDEMLVPAPDYPLWTAAVSLSGGNAVHYLCDEGADWFPDLDDIRAKITPRTRGIVIINPNNPTGAVYSQELLMEIVEIAREHNLIIFSDEIYDKILYDEAQHISIASLAPDLLTVTFNGLSKTYRVAGFRQGWMVLNGPKKHAKGYIEGLEMLASMRLCANVPMQHAIQTALGGYQSISEFIQPGGRLVEQRNAAWEMINQIPGVSCVKPKGALYMFPKIDARRFNIHDDQKLVLDLLLQQKVLLVQGSAFNWPYPDHVRIVTLPRVDELEMAVGKLGRFLETYRQ, encoded by the coding sequence ATGTCCCCCATTGAAAAATCCCGCAAACTGGATAACGTTTGCTACGACATCCGCGGCCCGGTGCTGAAAGAAGCAAAGCGTCTGGAAGAAGAAGGCAATAAAGTTCTTAAACTGAACATCGGCAACCCTGCCCCGTTCGGCTTCGACGCGCCCGATGAAATTCTGGTGGATGTTATCCGCAACCTGCCTACCGCGCAGGGCTATTGCGACTCCAAAGGCCTGTTCTCCGCGCGTAAAGCCATCATGCAGCACTATCAGGCGCGTGACATGCGCGACATGACCGTAGAGGACGTCTATATCGGCAACGGCGTATCCGAGCTGATTGTGCAGTCCATGCAGGCACTGCTTAACACCGGTGACGAGATGCTGGTGCCGGCACCCGACTATCCGCTGTGGACCGCGGCCGTGTCACTGTCCGGCGGCAATGCCGTACATTACCTGTGTGACGAAGGTGCCGACTGGTTCCCCGACCTCGATGACATTCGCGCCAAGATCACGCCGCGCACCCGTGGCATTGTCATTATCAACCCGAACAACCCGACCGGCGCCGTCTACAGCCAGGAGCTGCTGATGGAGATAGTCGAGATTGCGCGCGAACATAATCTGATCATCTTCTCCGACGAGATCTACGACAAGATCCTCTACGATGAGGCGCAGCACATTTCCATCGCGTCGCTGGCTCCCGATCTACTGACCGTGACCTTCAACGGTCTGTCAAAAACCTACCGCGTGGCGGGCTTCCGTCAGGGCTGGATGGTATTGAACGGACCTAAAAAGCATGCGAAAGGCTACATTGAAGGCCTGGAGATGCTGGCGTCGATGCGCCTGTGCGCCAACGTGCCGATGCAGCACGCCATTCAGACTGCGCTGGGCGGATACCAGAGTATCAGCGAATTTATCCAGCCAGGCGGCCGTCTGGTCGAGCAGCGCAACGCGGCATGGGAAATGATCAACCAGATCCCGGGCGTTTCCTGCGTCAAGCCGAAAGGCGCGCTCTATATGTTCCCTAAAATCGACGCCAGGCGCTTTAACATCCACGACGATCAGAAACTGGTGCTCGACCTGCTTCTCCAGCAGAAAGTCCTGCTTGTGCAGGGTTCGGCGTTTAACTGGCCGTATCCCGACCACGTGCGCATCGTGACACTGCCGCGCGTCGACGAACTGGAAATGGCCGTGGGCAAACTCGGACGCTTTTTAGAAACGTATCGCCAGTAA
- the lrhA gene encoding transcriptional regulator LrhA → MTNANRPILNLDLDLLRTFVAVADLNTFAAAAAAVCRTQSAVSQQMQRLEQLVGKELFARHGRNKLLTEHGIQLLGYARKILRFNDEACTSLMYSDIQGGVTIGASDDTADTILPYLLSRVTSIYPKLSIDVRVQRSPLMLPMLESNEIDLAITTMTTTDHPHIVLRTSPTLWYCSADFTYPPGDSVPLVLLDDPSPYRTMAIDHLNKAGIPWRIAYVASTLSAIRAAVRAGLGVTVRPIEMMSPELRVLGEQDGLPRLPDTQYVLYKNNNCNNDLAQAIFNAVEQGSDPYSLNSYSQRVDTDDEYEDIPKS, encoded by the coding sequence ATGACAAATGCAAATCGTCCAATTCTTAATCTGGATTTAGACTTGCTTAGGACTTTTGTTGCCGTCGCCGATTTAAATACCTTTGCCGCCGCAGCCGCTGCGGTATGTCGTACCCAATCGGCCGTCAGTCAACAAATGCAACGTCTTGAGCAGTTGGTAGGTAAAGAACTGTTCGCCAGGCATGGACGCAATAAGTTATTGACGGAACACGGTATTCAGTTACTTGGCTACGCACGTAAAATATTACGCTTTAACGATGAAGCCTGTACTTCCCTTATGTACAGCGACATTCAGGGCGGAGTGACCATTGGCGCTTCGGACGATACGGCAGACACCATTTTGCCTTATCTGCTGAGCCGGGTAACCTCGATTTATCCGAAGCTTTCCATCGACGTTCGCGTGCAACGCAGTCCGCTGATGTTGCCGATGCTGGAAAGCAACGAGATAGACCTGGCCATCACCACCATGACCACGACCGACCATCCCCATATTGTGTTGCGAACCTCGCCGACACTCTGGTATTGCTCTGCTGATTTCACCTATCCGCCGGGCGATAGCGTGCCGCTGGTGCTGCTGGATGACCCTAGCCCGTATCGTACCATGGCTATCGACCACCTCAACAAGGCCGGTATTCCGTGGCGAATCGCCTATGTCGCCTCTACGCTCTCCGCCATTCGCGCGGCGGTGCGAGCCGGTCTTGGCGTAACCGTTCGACCTATCGAAATGATGAGTCCTGAACTGCGCGTGCTGGGCGAGCAGGATGGTCTGCCAAGACTGCCTGATACGCAATATGTGCTGTATAAAAACAACAACTGTAACAACGACCTCGCGCAGGCTATTTTCAACGCCGTCGAGCAGGGAAGTGACCCTTATTCGCTCAACAGCTACTCCCAGCGGGTAGACACTGACGACGAGTATGAAGATATTCCCAAATCCTGA
- a CDS encoding NADH-quinone oxidoreductase subunit A, which produces MSTTTDVIAHNWALAVFLVISVGLCCLMLLGAAFLGGKVRGRNTETPFESGIAPVGSTHMRLSAKFYLVAMFFVIFDVEALYLYAWSTSIRESGWTGFVEAAIFIFVLLAGLFYLVRIGALDWTPTRSKGPVKASPVIPSPVIKTSNHPHGKRQ; this is translated from the coding sequence ATGTCAACAACCACAGATGTCATCGCTCATAACTGGGCGCTCGCAGTTTTTCTCGTTATCTCGGTCGGCCTTTGTTGCCTGATGTTGCTCGGCGCCGCTTTCCTGGGAGGGAAGGTACGCGGACGTAACACGGAGACGCCATTCGAGTCGGGTATTGCCCCCGTGGGCTCCACTCATATGCGCCTGTCGGCAAAATTCTATCTGGTCGCGATGTTCTTCGTGATTTTCGACGTGGAGGCCCTGTACCTCTATGCCTGGTCCACTTCTATCCGCGAAAGCGGATGGACCGGCTTTGTCGAAGCCGCCATTTTCATTTTCGTACTTTTAGCCGGCCTGTTTTATCTGGTTCGCATCGGTGCGCTTGACTGGACCCCAACCCGTTCGAAAGGTCCTGTCAAAGCCAGCCCGGTTATCCCGAGCCCAGTCATTAAGACCAGCAATCACCCGCACGGCAAACGCCAATAA